A single window of Mycolicibacterium aurum DNA harbors:
- a CDS encoding class II 3-deoxy-7-phosphoheptulonate synthase has translation MNWTVDVPIDQLPDLPPLPEDLRQRLDAALAKPAVQQPSWPADQAKAMRTVLESVPPVTVPSEIERLKSHLADVARGEAFLLQGGDCAETFVDNTEPHIRANIRTLLQMAVVLTYGASMPVVKVARIAGQYAKPRSSDIDALGLRSYRGDMINGFAPDAAVREHDASRLVRAYANASAAMNLVRALTSSGMASLQKVHDWNREFVRTSPAGARYEALAGEIDRGLRFMSACGVDDRNLQTAEIYASHEALVLDYERAMLRMDYDGADIEGSSPKLYDLSAHYVWIGERTRQLDGAHVAFAEVIANPIGVKIGPTTSPELAVEYVERLDPRNEAGRLTLVSRMGNHKVRDVLPPIIEKVQASGHQVIWQCDPMHGNTHESSTGYKTRHFDRIVDEVQGFFEVHHALGTHPGGIHVEITGENVTECLGGAQDISDTDLAGRYETACDPRLNTQQSLELAFLVAEMLRD, from the coding sequence GTGAATTGGACCGTCGACGTACCCATCGACCAGCTGCCGGACCTGCCGCCGCTGCCCGAGGACCTGCGGCAACGGCTCGACGCGGCGCTGGCCAAGCCGGCCGTTCAGCAGCCCAGCTGGCCCGCCGATCAGGCCAAGGCGATGCGGACGGTTCTGGAGAGCGTCCCGCCGGTGACCGTGCCGTCCGAGATCGAGCGGCTCAAGTCCCATCTCGCCGACGTCGCGCGCGGTGAGGCGTTCCTGCTGCAGGGCGGGGACTGCGCCGAGACATTCGTCGACAACACCGAACCTCACATCCGCGCGAACATCCGCACGCTGCTGCAGATGGCGGTCGTGCTCACCTATGGGGCGAGCATGCCGGTGGTCAAGGTGGCCCGCATCGCCGGGCAGTACGCGAAACCGCGGTCGTCCGACATCGACGCGCTGGGGCTGCGGTCCTACCGCGGCGACATGATCAACGGCTTCGCCCCCGACGCCGCCGTGCGCGAGCACGACGCGTCGCGCCTGGTTCGGGCCTACGCCAACGCCAGCGCCGCGATGAACCTGGTACGTGCGCTGACATCGTCAGGGATGGCGTCGCTGCAGAAGGTGCACGACTGGAATCGGGAGTTCGTGCGCACCTCGCCTGCGGGGGCCAGGTATGAGGCACTGGCCGGTGAGATCGACCGTGGGCTGCGCTTCATGAGTGCCTGCGGCGTCGACGACCGCAACCTGCAGACCGCCGAGATCTACGCCAGCCATGAGGCTTTGGTGCTGGACTACGAGCGGGCCATGCTGCGCATGGATTACGACGGGGCCGACATCGAGGGCTCCAGCCCGAAACTGTATGACCTCTCGGCACATTACGTCTGGATCGGGGAGCGGACCCGTCAACTCGACGGTGCGCACGTCGCGTTCGCCGAGGTGATCGCCAACCCGATCGGAGTGAAGATCGGGCCGACGACCTCGCCCGAGTTGGCGGTCGAGTACGTCGAGCGGCTCGATCCGCGCAACGAGGCGGGCCGTCTGACGCTGGTCAGCCGGATGGGCAATCACAAGGTGCGCGACGTGCTGCCGCCCATCATCGAGAAGGTTCAGGCTTCGGGACATCAGGTCATCTGGCAGTGCGACCCGATGCACGGCAATACCCATGAGTCGTCGACCGGCTACAAGACACGGCATTTCGATCGCATCGTCGACGAGGTGCAGGGGTTCTTCGAGGTGCACCATGCACTGGGCACCCATCCCGGCGGCATTCACGTCGAGATCACGGGCGAGAATGTCACCGAATGCCTCGGTGGCGCGCAAGACATTTCGGACACCGACCTGGCCGGCCGCTACGAGACCGCCTGCGACCCGCGACTGAACACGCAGCAGTCGCTCGAGCTGGCGTTCCTGGTTGCCGAGATGCTGCGCGACTAG
- a CDS encoding polyadenylate-specific 3'-exoribonuclease AS: MRYFYDTEFIDNGRTIELISIGVAAEDGREYYAISTEFDPERAGQWVRKHVLPKLPSPASPLWRSRRQIRTELEDFFGIDGDEEIELWAWVGAYDHVVLCQLWGPMTDLPPAIPRFTRELRQFWEERGSPRMPPRPRDAHDALVDAKHNLHRFRLMTTGEMPARW; encoded by the coding sequence GTGCGGTACTTCTATGACACGGAGTTCATCGACAACGGCCGCACCATCGAGCTGATCTCCATCGGCGTCGCAGCGGAAGACGGCCGTGAGTACTACGCCATATCAACCGAATTCGATCCCGAGCGGGCCGGCCAGTGGGTGCGCAAACACGTGCTGCCGAAGTTGCCGTCACCGGCGTCACCGTTGTGGCGCTCGCGGCGGCAGATCCGCACCGAGCTGGAGGATTTCTTCGGTATCGACGGCGACGAGGAGATCGAGTTGTGGGCGTGGGTCGGCGCCTACGACCACGTGGTGCTGTGCCAGCTCTGGGGGCCCATGACGGACCTGCCGCCCGCGATCCCGCGCTTCACCCGCGAGTTGCGCCAGTTCTGGGAGGAACGTGGCAGCCCTCGTATGCCACCCCGGCCCCGCGACGCGCACGACGCGCTGGTCGACGCGAAGCACAACCTGCACCGATTTCGGCTGATGACCACCGGGGAAATGCCCGCACGCTGGTAA
- a CDS encoding glycosyltransferase family 87 protein, whose product MRIWRSPDGAGWGPTLAWRLFQVATLAALVTAGWRLLGHVPYRIDIDVYRMGGRAWLDNQSLYADGVMFQTRGGLELPFTYPPLAAVAFAPFALLSLEAASVAITVTTLILLVVSTVIVLTRLDVWSTASVTGEPAWVRRSWLAAAIVAPAVIYLEPLRSNFDFGQINVVLMTLVIADCVPRRTPWPRGVLLGVAIALKLTPAVFLLYFLLRRDTRALLVTAASVAVATLVGFAFAWRDSWEYWTETVRNTDRIGSATLNTNQNIAGVLARLGMAEGERFALWTALCFAVLGVAVWAARRALRAGQPVLALISVAMFGLVVSPVSWSHHWVWALPTVLVTAVLAVRLRHVALGVVATVGLALMVWTPITLMPEHRETTAPLWRQLAGGSYMWWALATIVVAGTVTAGRRTQGAADTDPAVPAANALKA is encoded by the coding sequence ATGAGGATCTGGCGGTCGCCCGACGGGGCTGGTTGGGGCCCGACGCTGGCGTGGCGGCTGTTCCAGGTGGCCACGCTCGCGGCGCTCGTCACGGCGGGGTGGCGACTGCTCGGGCACGTCCCGTACCGCATCGACATCGACGTCTACCGGATGGGCGGGCGGGCCTGGCTGGACAATCAGTCGCTCTACGCCGACGGCGTGATGTTCCAGACCCGGGGCGGGCTGGAGCTGCCCTTCACCTATCCACCCCTGGCAGCCGTGGCATTCGCGCCGTTCGCGCTGCTGTCCCTCGAAGCGGCCAGTGTCGCCATCACGGTGACCACGCTGATCCTGCTCGTGGTGTCCACGGTGATCGTGCTGACTCGCCTCGACGTGTGGTCCACCGCGAGCGTGACCGGGGAACCGGCGTGGGTTCGGCGTTCCTGGCTGGCGGCGGCGATCGTGGCCCCGGCCGTGATCTACCTGGAACCGTTGCGCTCGAATTTCGACTTCGGTCAGATCAACGTGGTGCTGATGACGCTGGTGATCGCCGACTGCGTCCCGCGCCGCACTCCCTGGCCTCGCGGCGTGCTGCTGGGTGTCGCGATCGCGCTGAAGCTGACGCCGGCGGTGTTCCTGCTGTACTTCCTGCTGCGCCGCGACACGCGCGCGCTGCTGGTGACCGCGGCCTCGGTGGCCGTCGCCACGTTGGTCGGCTTCGCGTTCGCCTGGCGGGATTCCTGGGAGTACTGGACGGAGACGGTGCGCAACACCGATCGCATCGGCTCGGCAACGCTGAACACCAACCAGAACATCGCCGGTGTGCTGGCCCGACTGGGCATGGCCGAAGGCGAGCGCTTCGCGCTGTGGACGGCGCTGTGCTTCGCGGTGCTGGGTGTCGCGGTATGGGCCGCGCGGCGGGCGCTGCGGGCCGGGCAGCCCGTGCTGGCCCTGATCAGCGTCGCGATGTTCGGTCTGGTGGTCTCACCGGTGTCGTGGTCGCATCACTGGGTGTGGGCGCTTCCCACCGTCCTCGTCACAGCCGTGCTGGCCGTGCGTCTGCGGCACGTCGCTCTCGGCGTGGTCGCGACGGTCGGGCTGGCGCTGATGGTGTGGACACCCATCACCTTGATGCCCGAACACCGCGAGACCACGGCGCCGCTGTGGCGCCAGCTCGCCGGTGGGTCCTACATGTGGTGGGCCCTTGCGACGATCGTCGTCGCCGGCACGGTCACCGCGGGCAGACGTACTCAGGGCGCCGCGGACACCGATCCCGCGGTGCCCGCCGCGAACGCGCTCAAGGCCTGA